Proteins encoded together in one Temnothorax longispinosus isolate EJ_2023e chromosome 5, Tlon_JGU_v1, whole genome shotgun sequence window:
- the LOC139813459 gene encoding uncharacterized protein, translating to MGLRISRDEKHGTICLDQEDYVEEILHKFGMDCMEESKPVHTPEDPNQKLSKEQCPSSDAEREEMRKVSYREAVGSLIYASQGTRPDISHAVNMVSRFSNDPGRAHWNAVKRIFRYLRGTTDTRLQFSRDGNHTIEGYGDADWANETDKRRSVTGSIFLFQGGPISWQSKKQGTTALSTTEAKYMALSSTCQEALWLESLA from the coding sequence ATGGGACTTAGAATATCACGAGACGAGAAGCACGGCACTATTTGTTTAGACCAAGAAGACTACGTAGAGGAGATTCTTCATAAATTTGGTATGGACTGTATGGAGGAGTCTAAACCGGTACACACGCCAGAAGACCCAAATCAGAAGCTATCGAAGGAGCAGTGTCCATCCTCAGACGCGGAGCGAGAAGAGATGAGGAAGGTATCCTACCGAGAGGCTGTAGGCAGCCTAATATATGCGAGTCAAGGGACGCGACCGGACATTTCGCATGCCGTAAATATGGTGAGTCGATTTTCCAATGACCCAGGGAGAGCTCACTGGAACGCTGTCAAGCGTATATTCCGTTATCTACGAGGAACCACGGATACAAGATTGCAGTTCAGCAGGGACGGAAATCACACCATCGAAGGCTACGGAGATGCTGATTGGGCCAATGAGACCGACAAGAGACGCTCAGTTACGGgcagtatatttttatttcagggAGGACCAATTTCATGGCAGAGCAAAAAGCAGGGTACTACGGCTCTATCCACGACTGAGGCCAAATACATGGCCTTGTCATCTACGTGTCAGGAGGCGCTGTGGCTTGAATCTCTGGCCTGA
- the LOC139813460 gene encoding uncharacterized protein encodes MTEHGCLKVNVIFNGEFVADVKTDVKSIATRNEQLVPGSDLSEWCDRHMRDAILTRLEEFQERDSGWALSRILNLIVNVNKCNPMRVGCWMKIPLGIRLKKAVVNVLSENDACFARAVVAALYPAKRNAERCGSYPDYATVLNLDGIDFPIDLKKIGKFERQNDVSISVFTTREEIEKKAKFGRGADHNAIVPLRLTDDKRDRHVNLLYLRDTLRGVNRGHFAWIKNLSRLVNSQLTAKRCAKHVCDRCLHYFYTRDKLAAHSVDCSRMNDCAVVLPNESDKWLSFDNYDRKERLPFVVYADLECLLERRERENVEGGPRTERYAYQRHVPFSLGYYLCCTYDDTASAYRYRRGEDCVSCDGGTYGGREKRMSVLATHCHVCGKPFQPEDKRVRDHCHLTGRYRGPAHSRCNLNYRNVYVIPVFFHNLSGYDAHFVVEKIANDFEGGVDLLPLTKESYISFSKTVKETQTDGKWDRYVKLRFVDSYKFLAASIETLASYLNRNKLRITRSEYADLSAEDLDLLTRKGMFPYEYVDGADKLRDTELPPREAFYSSLTDETASESDYEHATRVWRRFRVRDLGKYSDLYLKTDVLLLADIFKNFRDACSASYGLDPAHYYTLPGYTWNAMLRYTGVRFELLTDIDMVLFVERGIRGGLSQCSLRYARANNRHVPTHDSSQPTTYLMYYDVNNLYGWAMSESLPYANFQWLDDPENFDATTVPTDSDVGYILEVDLEYPRDLHDAHADLPLCPTRDKPPGKRQEELLATLYDKSRYVTHYRNLQQCLRLGMRLTRVRRVLRFAQSP; translated from the exons ATGACCGAACACGGGTGTCTGAAGGTCAACGTCATATTCAACGGGGAATTCGTAGCGGACGTTAAGACCGACGTGAAGAGTATCGCTACGCGGAACGAACAGCTTGTCCCAGGGTCCGATTTGAGCGAGTGGTGCGATAGGCACATGCGCGACGCGATTCTAACGCGGTTGGAAGAATTTCAGGAACGCGACAgcggatgggcgttgtcgcgAATATTGAACCTAATCGTGAACGTGAACAAGTGTAATCCCATGCGCGTGGGATGTTGGATGAAAATACCGCTGGGTATAAGACTTAAAAAGGCGGTGGTCAACGTGCTGTCGGAGAACGACGcgtgtttcgcgcgcgcggtggtCGCGGCTCTGTACCCCGCCAAGCGCAACGCGGAACGATGCGGCTCGTATCCCGATTACGCGACGGTGCTGAATCTCGACGGGATCGATTTTCCCATAGATCTAAAAAAGATCGGAAAATTCGAACGTCAGAACGACGTATCGATCAGCGTGTTTACAACTCGggaagaaattgaaaagaaagctAAGTTCGGCCGGGGCGCCGACCACAACGCGATCGTGCCTCTGCGGTTGACCGACGATAAGCGGGACAGGCACGTAAATCTGCTGTATCTGCGCGATACGCTGCGCGGCGTCAACAGGGGCCATTTCGCCTGGATAAAGAATCTGTCGCGATTGGTGAATTCGCAATTGACCGCGAAACGGTGCGCGAAGCACGTTTGCGATCG ATGTCTACACTATTTCTATACGCGCGACAAGTTGGCCGCCCACAGCGTCGACTGCAGCCGAATGAACGACTGCGCCGTCGTTCTCCCGAACGAGAGCGACAAGTGGCTGTCTTTCGACAATTACGACAGAAAGGAGCGACTTCCCTTCGTGGTGTACGCGGATCTGGAGTGTCTTCTCGAACGACGGGAGAGGGAAAACGTCGAGGGGGGCCCGAGAACGGAAAGATACGCTTATCAGCGTCACGTACCGTTCAGCCTGGGCTACTATCTGTGCTGCACCTACGACGATACCGCGTCCGCGTACAGATATCGTCGCGGCGAGGATTGCGTTTCGTG CGATGGTGGAACTTACGGAGGACGAGAAAAGCGAATGTCTGTCCTCGCGACTCATTGTCACGTGTGCGGGAAACCGTTTCAACCGGAGGACAAGCGCGTGCGGGATCACTGTCACCTAACCGGACGTTACAGAGGTCCGGCGCATTCTCGTTGCAATCTGAATTATAGAAACGTTTACGTGATTCCCGTGTTCTTTCACAATTTGTCGGGTTACGACGCGCACTTCGTCGTCGAGAAAATCGCGAACGATTTCGAGGGCGGGGTCGATCTGCTGCCGCTCACGAAGGAAAGCTACATATCTTTCTCGAAGACCGTTAAGGAGACGCAGACGGACGGGAAATGGGATCGGTACGTGAAGCTTCGATTCGTGGactcgtataaatttttagcgGCGAGTATCGAAACCCTGGCGTCCTATCTGAACAGGAACAAGCTGAGAATCACGCGTTCGGAGTACGCGGATTTGAGCGCGGAGGATCTCGATCTGCTCACTCGCAAGGGTATGTTTCCGTACGAGTACGTCGACGGCGCGGACAAACTGCGGGATACCGAGCTTCCGCCGCGCGAGGCCTTTTATAGCTCCCTGACCGACGAGACCGCGAGCGAGAGCGACTACGAGCACGCGACGAGGGTTTGGCGACGTTTTCGCGTGCGAGATCTCGGCAAGTACAGCGATCTGTATCTCAAGACCGACGTGCTTCTTCTGGcggatatatttaaaaattttcgggACGCGTGTTCGGCGAGTTACGGGCTCGATCCCGCGCATTACTACACGTTGCCGGGGTACACGTGGAATGCCATGCTGAGGTACACCGGCGTGCGTTTCGAGCTGCTCACCGACATCGACATGGTGTTGTTCGTGGAACGCGGAATACGCGGCGGCCTCAGTCAATGTTCGCTCAGGTACGCGCGAGCCAACAACAGGCACGTACCGACGCACGACTCGTCCCAGCCCACTACGTATCTCATGTATTACGACGTGAACAATCTGTACGGCTGGGCTATGAGCGAATCGTTGCCCTACGCGAATTTCCAGTGGCTCGACGATCCTGAGAATTTCGACGCGACGACCGTGCCGACGGACAGCGACGTCGGTTACATTTTGGAGGTGGATCTCGAGTACCCGCGAGACCTGCACGACGCCCACGCGGATCTGCCGTTGTGCCCGACGCGCGACAAACCGCCCGGCAAGCGACAGGAAGAACTGCTCGCCA